From Aquila chrysaetos chrysaetos chromosome 3, bAquChr1.4, whole genome shotgun sequence, the proteins below share one genomic window:
- the LOC115339608 gene encoding endogenous retrovirus group 3 member 1 Env polyprotein-like isoform X1, with protein MFGIPPQTFFLLTIVATFNIWGNSCAPLIGSLWQNEFIVLGQQAANTFNLTNCWVCGGPLDLESWPWTAVPISPKWLVSNYSEVKNDSYWGEDTQPWAIRYPAQGEYCLNRTQKDGVPVGNSKCNWTYTYGNHCLTDGCRPINCSGNTNSDPISHNAGYQTYCSLFSSHSSNFVPRWPGWAWVNQTGHRKQFSNFWSSTNQSNNRLNVTCFWHRGSGAWKCKFTDKTYSWLPDGTQIWWSSDNKDCQGHLNMGPDGLPICWGTTEEVGKAMDRLLMNGPSNHPLGVDNTTYFQSPWTPTGLLENGTRALKGHYWVCGQHAYKLLPANWTGVCYVGVIHPLFFLLPENEGDGLGVKVYDDLNRYRRSIDTSVAGGSGQTWGKDEWTPQRIIQHYGPATWNPNEGVSGAREPIYNLNHIIRLQDVLEIITNQTANALDLLADQATQMRTAIFQHRMVLDHLLAEEGGVCGKLNDSNCCLKIDDSGKILTPAVLPFAKIYEHN; from the exons GTGCCCCCCTCATTGGCTCATTGtggcaaaatgaatttattgTTTTAGGCCAGCAAGCGGCCAACACTTTTAACCTGACTAATTGTTGGGTATGTGGCGGACCCTTGGATTTGGAAAGCTGGCCATGGACTGCTGTCCCTATTTCCCCGAAATGGTTAGTGAGTAATTACAGTGAGGTCAAAAATGATTCTTATTGGGGTGAAGACACGCAGCCCTGGGCAATAAGATACCCAGCCCAAGGTGAATATTGCCTGAACCGAACACAGAAAGATGGTGTCCCTGTGGGAAACAGCAAATGTAACTGGACCTATACTTATGGCAACCATTGCCTCACTGACGGTTGTAGACCAATTAATTGTTCAGGAAACACAAACTCGGACCCTATTTCACACAATGCAGGCTACCAGACGTATTGTAGCCTCTTTAGTTCCCATTCCTCGAATTTTGTACCTCGCTGGCCCGGGTGGGCTTGGGTGAATCAAACAGGGCACAGGAAGCAGTTTTCCAATTTTTGGTCTTCCACTAATCAGTCTAATAACCGTCTTAATGTTACCTGCTTTTGGCACCGTGGTTCTGGTGCCTGGAAATGCAAATTCACTGATAAGACATATTCCTGGCTCCCTGACGGGACTCAAATTTGGTGGTCAAGTGATAATAAAGACTGTCAGGGACATTTGAACATGGGTCCGGATGGACTTCCTATCTGTTGGGGCACCACAGAGGAGGTAGGAAAAGCCATGGACAGGTTGTTGATGAATGGTCCATCAAACCATCCTCTAGGAGTAGATAATACAACATATTTCCAATCACCATGGACACCCACTGGTTTGTTGGAAAATGGTACCCGAGCCTTAAAAGGCCACTATTGGGTGTGTGGCCAACATGCCTACAAACTGTTACCAGCAAATTGGACTGGAGTGTGTTATGTGGGGGTAATTCACcccttgttttttctgctcCCGGAGAATGAAGGTGATGGACTGGGTGTTAAGGTATATGATGATCTTAATCGATATCGGCGGTCCATTGATACCTCTGTGGCAGGTGGAAGTGGTCAAACCTGGGGCAAAGATGAGTGGACCCCTCAACGTATCATACAACATTATGGACCTGCCACCTGGAACCCCAACGAGGGGGTTAGTGGTGCTCGAGAACCTATTTACAATCTAAATCACATCATTCGGCTGCAAGACGTGTTGGAGATTATTACCAACCAAACAGCCAACGCCCTTGATCTATTGGCAGATCAGGCTACCCAAATGCGAACAGCGATATTTCAACATCGCATGGTTCTCGATCACCTGCTAGCCGAAgaaggaggtgtttgtggtaaactaaatgattctaactGTTGCTTAAAAATTGATGACAGTGGTaaaatt tTAACACCTGCTGTATTGCCCTTTGcaaagatctatgaacacaattaa